The genomic segment aatatttactttttcatgtTGCTCGGATTGGTggatttcttttgcattttgttttacctCTTTATGAAATACTAATAAAACACTATGTTTGGAGCAATCGAATGAGGATGATGTTTGTGTGGCACTCCAAATATACATGGCCATAATCTGATCCTAATTACAAGAACGTAAGTTTATAAATAACAACTAATCCCAGTGTTAGAAATATAAAACTGTGGCTGGGGACAGGTTCTTGCTCACGAGGGAAGTGCTTGAAGTGTCCTTATTATGGTTAGTCGTGTTATTCGTGAAAAATAGTAATCACCTAAGGCAGCAGTAGTAGCAATTCTAGTATGTTGTTTTGTGATCCttaatttcccttttgcttttcttgtttatcTATCGCATAGTATTCTGGCTGTCCAGCGCTTAGtatctctctctgtcttcttaacaaacacattttcacattAGATGAATCTCATTAGAAGGAGTGGGAggtaaaaatgtttccaaacttGCCTGTATTTGAAATACCATCTCTGCTACCCATGGGTAACTGCTCCTCTCACGACTTCTGCTCCTAGTACCATATGTCCTATGCTGACAAAGAACGCTATGAAAACGAAGAAAGGCCGGAGGTGCAGAGGCAAATTCTCGCCGAAATTGCAAGGAAGTTGCCGGTGTACACAAGAACGGGGAATGGAGGTCAGCTAAGCAGAGagctttgtttctctgaatCTAATCAAGCACGCCGAAGTAGCGTTTGCTGGCAACCCAGATGACACTGCCGACCAACAGGGCGTTCCTAATGCCACCGCATGCACTGAGTAACTCTTGTGCGAACAATTTTAATGCCTTTTCTCTCTGGCTTTATGtttggggaaacaaaaaagccttGAATGCTTCCGTTCATCTTCAGTGGAGTACCAGGTGCTGCCTTTGAGAAGCAGTATGTTACCCTTTACAGGGTATTTCCAGTTCAAAAGCCTCCTTATATTGTCTGCGTTTAGCAATAGTAATAGAATGACAAAATCTGTAGTCGTTTTTACTTAAAATGGAGTCTAGCTTAGAGATGCAGGACATAACTCTGCGAGCAGATTTCTGGACCTTGTTCTGTCATTAAATGCATGCGGCACTCCTTTCAAAGCTTAAAAGAAATCCGTGTTCATATGGGAGGCTCTGAGCTGTTCATTTCTGTCAGACAAGCCAAAGAATTCTGAAGTGAAGAAGTGCTATATAGGCAGTTATCAAAATGGAATGTACGTAAAGTCCGAGTAAATGTGGAAGCCAGAGGGAAGTGTACAATTTTATCGCTTTTAAGCTGGTTGTATGCTTTGCAGCGAGGATTGTTCCCCGCATCTGCAAGTCTCTGGAAGAATGATGAGCATTGCTTATCTGATTATGACCTGGCAGCAAAAATCAGCTGCAAATGCACTCATCTTTTGAAGTGATAGGGGAAAGAATATGACGAGTTAGGAAATGAGTAGAGTATTAACTAACACGTGACAAAAGAACGCTTTTCGCTTGTTTGGTATTAACGTGTCTTTAATTTCAGGTATTCGATTCTGTGATAGATGCCAGCTAATAAAACCTGATCGTTGTCACCACTGTTCCGTTTGTGCTATGTAAGTTACTGGATTGCTTTTCACTGAAGTGAATATAGTCACCGCTAAGTTACGTGAGTGGGCTGGTCCTTCCCGTGTCTTTTTACACAGCAAGGTCCCCAAGTGCCTCTGTTCCAGCTGCAGCCGACAGCGTACGTTCGTGTGTGACAGCGTTAGCGTTTGCATTTCTGCTGTGTGTGGCCCTGAAGTGTTTGCAGTTCCCACACCTACAAGTGTATCAGCGTTAAGTTGCTAGAAAGCATGCCATCTAGTGAAAATTAACTGATTAACCATTAACTGAGCTTCcgtttttctgttttgtcctctTGCAGATGCGTGCTAAAAATGGATCATCACTGTCCGTGGTATGTCCTAGATATTGGTTtgtacttttctgaaaagagaggctgtttaaatacatttcttccaCAGAGTAGTGTCTGTGTGCCTCTTTCATTTTAGACCATGCATCTCTCGATGTTGGGAAATTTATGAAATAGTTACACTTTGAAATTGCCTGAAATGGTTGGTATTTTGAAAGACAGATCATTCATAGTTGTTCCATAAACTATGCGTAAAAAAGCTGTTCTAGCACTAGAATTTAAAACGCAACTGCTAATTCACCCTGTGACTATTATTCCAATTTTAAAGGGACTTCCACTTAAGCCTTTAACTTTGGGTGTATAATCGTTTCAGCATGCAGTTGGTGGTTGCTTTCAATAGTAATATTTGCACGCagattgtttctgaaatgatgCCTGCCACCTGTGCATGCTCAGAGACGGTTTGTGTAGAACGGTGCGTGGATGAATTAAGCTTTATGCTTTTTGAGAATTGCTGCCACTGAATTCCTTAAAcgccttcttttttttaaaaaggaagatttcaGAAATCGGAAGCAACGCAAACATTTCCCCACCTGAACCTCCCTGGTAGTCCTCAATTGTAGAGGGTTTTTCAAACCTGAGGTTCGAGACAAACAcctactgttttttctgcattccCTTGTTCCTTTTTAGAGTTGTCCTGTGCCTGGAGAATTCTCATCaaatttgggtttgtttggtttgtatGTAAGCAAACAAGCCACGGTGAATCTGGCTCCTGAGTTTTGCAAATGAATGAAGCAGCACAGACATCCCAGACAGGGTTACCTTTGCAGACAAGAAACAGACCTTGAGTAATTAGAGCCCGCCTCTGTGACCAGTTTACCAGCGGTACCAACTTTAAAACAGATTCCAAAATACAAACTGTCCTTTTCCTTGGCATAGCAAGAAGTCTTCCCGTGACAAGCAGAGAGACTTCagttgtatttcattttgaccAGTAAGGGGAGCTATTTATTGACGAAATTGTGTGGTATAATCAGGAGgcttaataaaaccaaaaaaacctgtagTACCCATTGTGTTACAACTGTGTGCTGTACATATCCTGATTTcaactttgcttttgttctctaGGGTGAATAACTGCATTGGATTTTCTAACTACAAATTCTTTCTACTGTTCTTAGCCTATTCTTTGTTGTATTGCTTGTATATTGCTGCAACAGTCTTCAAGTATTTCATTAAGTATTGGACAGTAAGTTGTGAAATCTGGTTCCTTTTTCATATCCTATGAGTCTCGTGGGGTTTAGTCACTCTTGTtactttcttgctttcagtCAATGGAGGGTCTGCATTTCTTCCCTAAGGTATTTTCCTGTGCCCTTGTTTGAGTATAACTCCCATTGTATGTCTGAAATGCACAAAGCGAGAAGCAAATAGACCTTGGGAATTTCAAACTGTAGAGTTAGCTTCTGGCAAAGAAGTTACatccttttcctgttcttgtgTTTGCATGTATGTATCTCAGAATCTTTGATGTCAAAGTATAACATCCTGGCACTGATCTGTACATATTTACTGAACAATATCAAAAAACCCTGTTCATTTTGTAATCCCCATATGACTCCTTTCTCAATTTAAAAGTTGACTGAAATAAAGTATGCTTCTTATTCAGTTATCAATTATCATTCATATGCAAGCAATGCCAACTGACAGTTCCAGTAAGAGACTGGCCTTTTGTCTCTAGTTTTTTTTACGTCCCTTCTGCTGCTAACTCTGTATGACTGTGTTTAAGTAACTTAACTTTGCTGtgcattaatttattaaatttctgTTGGTTTAATGGCCAATCACTTACATAAAATGCCTGCTGAGATGCTCCTGGGACACGAGCAGGAATTGCTCCTTATGCCAAGAAAGGCACAGGCACTTGAGCTCTGTGGCTGCATATATGGGATGAGCAAAGGCTGGGAAGTAATTTTACTTGGAGGTCCCCACAGCCTATCTGTAGATGTATGCTTATGAGGATCTCTGGCACTTGACTCTCCTACTGTAGAAGGAAATAAGCGTTTCTTCTGCTTGTAAGATCCTGCTTGGCTTTTAAACTTTTCCAAACCATGTATGCTCAGTTCTAACAGTACCTGATTGCTATAGCTAGGGAGGCCAGGTTTTCTTGGCATGCCGTATATTGCAAGAGGTGCAGAATTTTAATATACGGACAGGAAACTCAGCAGAACGTAAACAGGGCTTCAAGAGCTTGGGCCTGCTTATTTGCCTGTGGGCATAGGGCGTATTTCTTGTGCCCAGGTGGGAAGCTGTGGCTGTACTGGCTCTGTTACATACAAAAAGTTAGTAGCCAAACCCCACTCTTTCTGCTTTGGTTACAGGAGGGGAAATGAACCAGATAATTTCTTtgtctcttcttgctttttataGTACGGTGTGACTTTTGTGTATACAAGTTTGAGAACTCCAAATAGGAGTTTTAGAGGAtatctttcttctctctagGTACAAAGAATTTCCAGCTTTTATTTGTTCCTATCACTTGTTCTGCgttgctttcctttccagggTGAACTGACGAATGGACGTTCCAAATTTCAcgtccttttccttctctttgtggCGGTCATGTTCTTCGTAAGCCTTATGTTTCTGTTTGGCTACCATTGTTGGCTCGTTAGTAGAAACAGATCTACTTTAGGTAAGGCTCTTGTGTCTTACTTCTTTAAGTAAGACATACCAAAAGtgctttaagaagaaaaaaagaaaaaaaaaaaaaaggcatttgtgtTCTACTTCTGTACATTCCTGCTGGCTTATGAGGGGAGGAAGATTTAAGATCTTggcacagtgctgcagaaatTTGTCACTTCAAATAAGCTGCATTTATTAGCTGGTGTGACAAAAGCTTTGTTAGGGAAACGAGAGCCTTAAAGTGTAAAAGTCCAATTGTAAAAATGTTATGCATATGTATAACTACATTTGCTGTGAAATGAGTGCAGCTTTTCAGGAATAATGGTTCTTTATGCTCATATGCTGGAGCGCATCCTAAAACAGCTTAGTAAGGTTGGGAAAAACAGGGTCCATCTTCATTGACAAAGGCAAAGAAGTTATGACCATAAAatcaatgaaatgaaaatctgaaacagTATGATTTTGTCGAGtgatttctttgtctttcctcagataaatgtttttcaatttttaaagctttttggaTAAAGTCTTATAACAAAACACACATTATCAAGAGTTTGAGCAAATATTCAGATTTTGTATAGTTATTAACTTTATAACTCATTTCATGGGGCACTGAAGCTCATCTATCCCAAAACATCAGACCTCTGCAGCAGCTTAGAAGGTAGATAAAATTGTTTCTAGTGCACTCTAGgttctcctcccctctcttttctgaattttatgtCTCACCATAACAGAGGGTCTATTTGCATATGTTTGTTCCTAATGCTTGTTCATTATACCATTAATGAATGAGGCAATTTAAATCTCCAGTGCCACTTCTGAAGTATGCATTGAAGACCAACCTACTTAGTTCTGCAGATTTTTTACTTAGAAATTTCTGCCCACTGAATTTCAGCAAGTCTCACGCAAAGATCTTTTAACTCTATTCTCTAGATTAAACAAACCATTTGTAGTTCGGTTTGACTGTTCCGTATGGTTCAGTTGCAAGACCACATTCCTACCTTCAGTCTGAAAGTCTTTACAggcttgcaaaatgaaaaaactattattttcaAACTTTGTAGCTTTGTAATGCTAGTTCATAATCTGTTGAGTCATGTTGTCTTTAGATGGCTACAACATGCACAATCCTGTTTCAGAGTATTTGGCAttgatcttcattttttttttttcactgaaattgcaTCTGTGTGTAGAGGCTTTCTCAGCTCCAGTGTTTCAAAATGGCCCAGATAAAAATGGATTCAATCTTGGCTTTGTAAAGAATCTTCAGCAAgtgtttggagaagaaaaaaagctctggTTACTACCTATTGCCTCTAGGTAAGTAATAATCAAGTCAGTGCTAAAAGCTGATACAACTAACTGAAGGGACTGACTTCTAAACGTCTGCTACAGCCTCATGTGTTACGCCTATTATTGTGTGGCTTGGCTGACTGCTATTGTGCATCATTGTAAATGCCCCAACAAACATCATCCTTGTTAATCCTGTTCAGCAGAAGTCTGGAAGGGAAAGGTTTTGAGGCTAAATGCGCTGCACAGGGTGTTCGAACTCTGCCTGACTCCTGTGGCATGTGTGTGGATGGGTGTTCACTTCAAAGATGccattttcttcatctgtcaGACTCCTCTGCCTGAAACAGAGTTTATGTTTCTTAATGTAggggaaaatgctgttttggcACTTAGTAGACCAGTGGTAAAGTACACTGGAATTTAATTCCTTTAGTAGTTGGgcacaatttaaaataacttcctGGCACAGCAGTTCACAACTTCTTCAAGTAGCGATGTATAAGTCTAAGGCCCAGTTGCATCCCCACTGCTGTTTTCCACTCTTAAGTATAGTTAAAGGGAAAAGATCAGCACAGAAAGCCTGTCTATTGATGAAAGGCAGCACTGAAGTGCTAGTCAGAGGCGCATTACCAGTGCGTGTAGTCATCGCAGGGAGAACACTCAGGTTATTTTCATTGCATAAAGATAAATCATCAGAGGAAAAAGGCACTTCAGCGAGTTTACAGTTCCTTTGTCCATGCTGCTGGATGTTAGGGAATACAGTGTGGTGCAGATGGAGCTAGAACATCTAGTTTTTAACTTTGTTAGTTTACATTACATGAATTTGAACATGCTCTCAAACTCTTGTTTGCTATCCAGACACGCATTCTGTTTGGGCAgtagtaaagcaaaaaaagcttttgcaatTTTAGATCTTTgcagaatatatatattccccccccccccccattttgaGTACAGGTTTAGGTCACAGGAAAGTGagtctttttttgtgtttcagtaacATCTAACTAAGATTGGGGCCATTTTCTATTGGGTGTCATTCAAACACAGAAGTGTAATTTCTGCCCTGAAGAATCTATGGTATAAATTGGTAAATTTTATACCTATGGTATAAATTACTCCTTTTacataaatgttttccttagttTCCCCCTCACTTCTAGCTGTCcataagttaatttttttctggtttttttctgtatccaAATGATTTGATCAAGTTAGGCACATTTAAGTTCTGCTAAAAATTACTTAATTCCAGGCTATAGGTTTGAACTGTTATTATCCAGAGAGCCTGAAGGAATTGAGGATCAAAACTACTTGCTAGTAAAACTTCGTATCTGAGCtgtcacaaaaaataaacacagtattttccgaaacttaaaaataattctaagtAAGCATTGGAAATACAGGCAACAGAAAACTTTTTGCAGATAAAATGTGTAGAAATTGTCATCCTTCAGAGTCACTTGCGGCTTTTTACActgtctttctctgcctttttccaTGCAGCCAAGGCGATGGACATTTTTTCCCAATGAGAGCTTTGTGTGAAGCTCAGAATCCTCTCCTAGCAAATGAAGAGCAGTGGGAAGATGATGGAATAGATGAAGAGCCTCATGGTAAGGTAACACTAAAGGAAATTAGTTGTGTCTTGACCTACAGTGACTAATGGATGAATTATAAGAgctaatcaaataaaaaaactgTGTTGGCTAAGTCACTGGGCAGCTCTGACTTGACTAATGAACACAGACTAAAAATAAGCCCTACTTTGGAgtcaactcttttttttttttttagtagcttTCTACTTGCAAGTAAATGAACTGAGAGGTTGTTACAAGTTGCAGAGAGAAATTGAAATTTCCACAAACTGAgtgtatttatatgtaaatgTTGCTGCATGCAGCACAGTTACTGGAGACATAAAGCTGTGcctgtaaaactgaaaagactaagattttttttttaaagtgcatttatCCTCTGAGAGTTTGTGAAAACATGCCTGCAAACACCTGAATGCAGTGTTACATTTAGGAGGCTACTTTATACTTTCTTTGTTCAGCTTTATTACAAGAGTAAAGAAGTTAATTTGGTTTTGATGCTTGCCTAGCTACGCGCTAATCTCCGTAGAAGAAATACACGTGCTGAGAGCAATTCTGGATGAACTGGCGTGTTTGTACAATAGATTTGAtcagtttctgaaatgtaaacGTACCTTTTATGCTATGGATGTCCTGTTGGAAAAAAGACTTTATATGTATATCCATTCTTTGATGATTTTTGTTAGACAGATCCAAAATCAGTTTAATGATACTTTGCTGTTACATTTCTCTGTttgaacttgatttttttttccttgcatattTACCTCCAAGCTTTGGTCTTTGGAGAATACAGTATGTATCAGAATATCAGGGTTCATGTCAGAGACCCCAGTTACCATGTTTGAGGGTTCAGAAATCCTGTCAGTAAGTTAAGCATGGGctcatattttttcctgtggaggAAGGATTCCATCCACAGGttccctttaaaagaaatacgGTAATCTcactcttcttttccctttaaggAATGGTGAAAGTGTTAATTAATTCTCAGGTTACTATAATTAGTGGATCAAGCAAGTATACTTGGAGAACCAAATATCCTGCCTTAGTGTTCAGAGACATGATTTCCATAGTTGCACTCTCATTGCTTCAGAATAGTTTTCAGAAACTTGGCTGATAATGTTCCCTTTCAGGGTATCCATTTTAGTCATATGTGCACAATGTATGTTTGGGAACCTGTGAGGAAGACTATACTCTTGGTTAAAGAGGGTAAACTTTTCCTGTGaacatttttatgtgtgtgcaACGTACTGTGCAATGAACTCTTTAATCCTAACACCACAGTCTGTGCTCTTCGGTCTCTGGTTACGTCTTACCTGCAGCTGTTTGTTCAGGTTATTccactgcaaaataaacagtCTGTGTTTTTTCCAAGGCACGCTTCACATACTGCTGGGAAAATACACTCTCCA from the Gymnogyps californianus isolate 813 chromosome 9, ASM1813914v2, whole genome shotgun sequence genome contains:
- the ZDHHC15 gene encoding palmitoyltransferase ZDHHC15 isoform X2; the protein is MSAEEKTSVYFSCGFYKVTLSNPVEKVAYLIIFHILFVLFVWTYWKSIFTLPVQPGKKYHMSYADKERYENEERPEVQRQILAEIARKLPVYTRTGNGGIRFCDRCQLIKPDRCHHCSVCAICVLKMDHHCPWVNNCIGFSNYKFFLLFLAYSLLYCLYIAATVFKYFIKYWTGELTNGRSKFHVLFLLFVAVMFFVSLMFLFGYHCWLVSRNRSTLEAFSAPVFQNGPDKNGFNLGFVKNLQQVFGEEKKLWLLPIASSQGDGHFFPMRALCEAQNPLLANEEQWEDDGIDEEPHDSGEASSLAIERET
- the ZDHHC15 gene encoding palmitoyltransferase ZDHHC15 isoform X1, whose protein sequence is MALSRGLRCCQRAFAWLPVLIIALVVLWSYYAYVCELCLVTLSNPVEKVAYLIIFHILFVLFVWTYWKSIFTLPVQPGKKYHMSYADKERYENEERPEVQRQILAEIARKLPVYTRTGNGGIRFCDRCQLIKPDRCHHCSVCAICVLKMDHHCPWVNNCIGFSNYKFFLLFLAYSLLYCLYIAATVFKYFIKYWTGELTNGRSKFHVLFLLFVAVMFFVSLMFLFGYHCWLVSRNRSTLEAFSAPVFQNGPDKNGFNLGFVKNLQQVFGEEKKLWLLPIASSQGDGHFFPMRALCEAQNPLLANEEQWEDDGIDEEPHDSGEASSLAIERET